The stretch of DNA GCGCGCCACCGCGCTGGACGGGACCACCGGCGTGGACCTCGTCTGGATCACCGCTCCGGACCAGCGCGAACGCCTCGGCAGGCTGCTCGTCGACGCCGCGACCGCCCTGACCTCCGACCACCAGATGAGCGTCGACAACGCGGAGCTGATCCGCTACGACCACCAGCAGGTGGAGCGGTACGGCGACGGCCTCACCATCGACGCGCAGGCCCTGTCGCCGTTCCTCGAGGTGGCCGCTCAGCTGCTGCCCGCCACGTCGCGCGCGCAGGGCGACAAGTCGTGGGTCCGGTCCACGCGGGACGTGCACACCGCGACGGCGCGCGCCTACGGGTTGGTCGTCGGCCACCGCAGCGACCCGGCCACCCGGGTGCACGCCGGCCGCGTGCTGCAGCGGCTGCACCTGGCCCTGGTCGCCGAGGGATGGGCGATGCAGCATATGAACCAGGCGGTGGAGATGGCCGAGCGGGACGCCACGCTGGCGACGGCGGACCGGTTCGACGGACCGCTGACGCAGCTCGCCGGTGGACAGGTGATCGCGGCGCTCCGGATGGGCCGACCGAGCGGTCGGGCGGTCGCCAGCCCTCGTCGTCCCCTCGCCGACGTGCTGCGCTGAGCCGGCGCCGGTCGAGCAGGGGGCGACCGGCGTCACCCTGGCCCTGCCCTAGACTGGGGGCAGACCCCTCGTGCGGCGTCATCTCGCTGAACTCCCCCAGGGCCGGAAGGCAGCAAGGGCAGGTGAGCTCTGGCGGGTGTGCGGGGGGTCCTTTCATGCCCGGTCAGCAGCTGCCTGGGCAGCGGCCATCGGGCCTGGTCAGCGGCCGTCCGGCGTCGTGGGACGGCCCCCGGGCGCCTCAGAGCTGTAGCAGCGACACCGGCGCGCAGACCTCGACGATGCCCCGCCCGGCCTGCGGAACGATCCCCGGCTCGGGCCGGTGCACGCTGAACATCGGTCCGGCGAACCGGTAGCCGTTGCGAGCGATCCACCGGCCCAGCGCGTCGAAGACGGTGTGCAGCTGCGCCTCACCACCGTCCTGCCGGCTGGAGGCGACCAGCGTCGTGGGGACCTGCCGGCAGCGCACCGCCTCGGTGTCCTCGAACGGGCCCGCCACCTCGAGCAGCACCTCGAGGTCGGCGTTCCGGCTCAGCAGGAAGTCGTCGTGGTACACGGTCAGCGCCAGGGGCATGGCGACGGGCGTCGCACCGGCTGTGGCCAGCCCCGACCACAAGCGCCTCCACAGCACACCTTCGTCGGCGGCGGACGGAAGCGTGTCCCGGACGGCGGCCATGGTGCATGGGGCCAGGGTGCGCGTGACGATCTCGGTACCCACAGGGGTCCTCCAACGGATGACCAGAGGCGAGCCGCACACCGGTGGACGGCCGCGCCGGTGGACACACTGTCGCACCTGCTCGCCGCGGCCTCCAGCGTGTCCATGCCCGCGTGGTGCGCCGGGGACGGTCGGCGGCGTGGTCGGTGGTCGGTCAGTCGCAGCCGGGGGCGTGCGGGTCCTCGTTGCACGTGGTGGCGACGAGGTGGGAGCGCAGCTCCTCGGCGGTGAAGGGCGTGCTGGCGCTGACCGTGGTGGCCGTCCCGGGGACGTCTCGGGGCGTGGGGTCGTCGGCGAGGGTGAAGGTCGCCGACCACGTGGTCGTCAGCGTGATCGTGTAGGTGCCGGTGTGGACGTAGGGGTGGGAGATGTCCGCCTGCGGCCAGGGCCGGCCCGGGATCGTTGTGCTGATCACGGCGCCGTCGCCGAAGTCCCACCGGTAGCTGTGAGGGTGGGCGGTGATGGTCACCGGGGTGCCCAGGATCGTGGTGGTCAGCGTCTGGTCGGCCGCGTCGGTATAGACGACCGTCGGCTTGTTCACCAGCACCCACCCGCGATCGGGCTGGACCGTCAGGGCGCTCGGGGTCAGCGTCATCCGGCGGAACTCGGCCAGCACCATCTCGGGTGTCACGGTCGCTGCCGCGGCGCACGACGCCGGCGCCGTCACCGCCCACTCGCTCCACGGACTAGCGGCATCCACCCGGGTGCGCTGCCAGACGGGCGCCAACGTCGCCACCCCGGCCGCCTCACACTCCGGCAACGGGGTGAGGTCGTCTCCGAGGCAGGGGAACAGCTCAGGGGAATCGCTCAGACTCCGCCGACAGATCGGCGCCCTCAACGTCTCGACGAGCTTCGCAGGTGCTGCCGCGGTGTGGGTGTCATCAGCGGTTCGGCTCTGTGCCTGAACTGCGGCGAAGTCTACGTGGTCATCGTCGGCAGCCGAGCTGTAGCTCGAGTCGCCGCCGGGCGTAACGGTCGGCGCGCCGACGAGGGTGAGGGCGCAGCCGATGACCAGGCTGGCGCTCCACGGCGTCATTTCGGCGCGCCGTTCACCGTCAACGTGTCGACTCCCCAGATGCGCCAGCCCTCCGGATGGCGCACGACCATGTAGGCGATGGTCATGGCACGCGCTGGCTCGGTGCTGACGACTGTCCCGGCTGTCGACCAAGTGACGCCCGCTTCCTGCTGGACATCGAAGTCGATCTCATAGGCGAGGGGGCTCGCTGACGCCACACGTTCCGCCAGCACCGTGATGAGGCCGGGATAGGTGACCGTCTTGCCGGCTACCTGTGACGCGACTGCGTTCTTGACGGAAGCGCAGAAGGTGCAACGGTCGAGGCTCGCCGTCGTCCACGGCCCGGTGTCCTGAGTGGACACGGTGTACCGGTAGAGGTCCGTGAGGAAGAAGCGTGCCGCTGCGATGGCGCCGGTCTCGTCGTCGCGAGACAACTCCGCGGGCTGTGTCGGCGACGGGGCCGGAGCGGGGAGCAGCGACGTCGGCGTGACGGAGGGGCTGAGTGCCGTCGGGGTCGGCACGGGCGTCGGGTCCGGTGCGCAACCGGCGACGAGACCGGCGACGGCCAGGGGGACGAGGAGTGCGAGCCGACCGCTCCGGCGGCGGGTGCGGGCGCGTGTCGACATGGGGTGACCTCGGCGGGCGCGGCAGTGGGGGCGCGTGCAGCCTGGCAGAAGCCGTGTTCCGATATGCCCGATTTCCCCAGCTCATCGCGCCCGGGTCTGGGCTGCCCAGGCTGACGGGCGAGTCCGCGCGGCTCGGCAAGGTACCGAACGGCCTGTACGCCCTATGTACGTACACCGGGCGCACAGCCCGAAATGGGTGCCGGGGGTGTCCGGGCCGGTGTCGTCGCCCCCGCCCCTCTCGTGCCGGGTCCGGACCACGCCCTCGGCTCCGCCCAGCCACGCGCCGGGCCGGGCCGGGCCGACCGGCCTACCCCTGCGGCACGTCCTCCAGCTGCTGGACCGGCTGGCGGATGATCGTCCGCAGCCGCTCGGGCGCCGAGCGGCGTGGGTCGTCGAGGTAGATCTCGTGGTGGGCGCCACGCAGCGCGTACCCCTGCTCGGCGATGGCGCGGTGCAGTCCGGCGATCGTCGGTCCCTCGGCGTCGTACGGGCCGACGTGCAGCACCTGGAACGCGGTGCCCTCGTCCAGCACGTCGAGGTGCAGGTGCTCCGCTGCGGGTGCACGGCCCTTGGCGACGGCTGCGTCCAGCGCGCGTCCGACGAGGTCCGCGGTGACGCTGGTCGGCTGGACGATCAGCATCGTCCAGCGCCATTCCGCACGTGTGTCGGTGAGGAAGACGTCGGGATCGTCGGCCCACCACAGCCCCTCCAACGGCCCGACCTTCCACGGCTGCTCACCGATCGCCTTGGCCATGAAGCGCAGGCCGTAGGAGACGGCGTAGAGGGTGCCGACCGCCTCGGCGTAGGCCGGCGTCGTCTCGGGATCCCCGGCGCCGTCCACCATCAGGCACTGCAGCGGTGGCACGTCCACCCGCGCGGTCGTCGCCGTGGCCCGGTACAGCGCAGCGAGCTCGGGGTCGCCTGCAGAACCACGGACCGCTGGGGTCATGGCCTCAGCGAACCGCAGTCCCAGGAGCCGGACAACAGAGGAGGACCACAATGGCGGGCGTGACTGCCACGACCTCGAACCAGACCCAGAACCCGAACCCGACCCAGACGCCGGCACTCATCCCGACGCAGAGCACCAACCACACCGGAACCGTCGCGGCCGCGCCGCTCGACCCGTCCTTCGTCGCGACCCTGGCCGCCGGCTTCGCCGCGGACCCGGCCCGGCTGCGCGCGCAGAACGCCGTCACGCGCACCCCGGTCGGCGAGGTGGCCATGAACCACGCGCGCGCCACCTCGATCCGCACCAGCGTCTCCAACCAGCTCGACGACTGGTCCGTCGCCAACCAGAAGAAGAGCGGTCGCTGCTGGCTGTTCGCGGCGCTGAACCTGCTGCGCGTCGGCGCCAAGCAGCGCCTGGGTGTCAATGAGTTCGAGTTCAGCCAGAACTACGCCATGTACTGGGACAAGCTCGAGCGGGCCAACTTCTTCTGCGAGGACGTCGTCGCGACGGCCGGCGAGCCGATCGACTCGCGCCTGGTCGGCTTCCTGCTGCAGACGCTGCTCGGCGACGGCGGCCAGTGGGACATGGCGGTCAGCGTGTTCCTCAAGCACGGGGTGGTGCCCAAGGAGGCGATGCCGGAGACGCAGTCGTCCTCGGACACCGACGCGATGAACACCCAGCTGCGGGCTCGGCTGCGCAAGGGCGCCCTGGCGCTGCGCGCGGCGGTGGCCGACGGCGGTGACGTGGCGGCCGTCAAGGCGCAGATCCTCACGGACGTGCACACCATCCTGACGATCCACCTGGGCACGCCGCCGACGTCGTTCGACTGGCAGTGGACCGACGACGAGAAGCAGTTCCACCGCGACGGCGTGCTGACGCCGCAGCAGTTCTTCGAGCGGTACGTGACCCTCGACCTCACGCAGTACGTGTGCCTGGTGGACGACCCGCGCACCGAGCACCCCAAGGGTGCGGCGCTGACGGTGGCCAACCTCGGCAACGTGGTCGGCGGTCGGCAGGTGCGGTACGTCAACGCGCCGATGGCCACCATCAAGGAGCTGGCCGCGGCGTCGATCGTCTCCGGTGAGCCCGTCTGGTTCGGCTGCGACGTGAAGCCGCAGATGCACCGTGAGGACGGCATCTGGGCCGCCGACCTGTTCGACTACTCCGGCGTGTACGGCGTCGACCTGTCCACCACCAAGGAGGAGCGGGTCGTCTCCGGTGAGTCGGCGATGACGCACGCGATGCTGCTGACCGGTGTGGACGTGGTGGACGGCACCCCGCGGCGGTGGCGGGTGGAGAACAGCTGGGGCGACGACAAGGCCGACAAGGGCTTCTTCACCATGGACGACTCGTGGTTCGACGAGTACGTCTTCGAGGTCGTCGTCCGCACCGACGCCCTGCCCGAGGACCTGCGTCCGGCGCTGACCGCCGAGCCCCTCGTCCTGCCGGCATGGGACCCGATGGGCGCGCTCGCCTGAGCCGCCGAGGGCCGGAGACGGGTGTCGGATCTGCCGCATAGGGTTCGCACGTGACGACAGCGCTGTACCGCCGGTACCGGCCCGAGACCTTCGCGGAGGTCATCGGGCAGGACCACGTGACGGCACCGCTGCGCCAGGCGCTGCGCTCCGGGCAGGTCAACCACGCCTACCTGTTCTCCGGCCCTCGCGGCTGCGGCAAGACGAGCTCCGCGCGGATCCTCGCGCGGGTGCTCAACTGCGCACAGAACACCGCCGAGCACCCGACGGACACGCCCTGCGGGGAGTGCGAGTCGTGCATCGAGCTGGCGACGGGCGGTCCGGGCAGCCTCGACGTCGTCGAGATCGACGCCGCCAGCCACGGCGGTGTGGACGACGCCCGTGAGCTGCGTGAGCGGGCCACCTTCGCGCCCGCGCGGGACCGGTACAAGGTGTTCATCCTCGACGAGGCCCACATGGTCTCCAACCAGGGCTTCAACGCCCTGCTGAAGATCGTCGAGGAGCCGCCGCCGCACGTGAAGTTCATCTTCGCGACGACGGAGCCGGACAAGGTGATCGGCACCATCCGCTCCCGCACGCACCACTACCCGTTCCGGCTGGTGCCGCCCGACGTGCTGGTGCCGTACCTCGCGCAGCTGTGCGAGCAGGAGGGTGTGCCCGTCGGTTCGGGCGTGCTGCCGCTGGTGGTGCGGGCCGGCGCCGGGTCGGTGCGCGACAGCCTGTCGGTGCTGGACCAGCTGATCGCCGGCGCGGGGGAGAGCGGGCTGGAGTACGAGAGCGCGGTGGCGCTGCTCGGGTACACGCCGGCGTCCCTGCTCGACGACCTGGTCGAGGCGATCGCCGCTCGCGACGGCGCCACTGCGTTCTCGGTGGTCGAGCGCGTGGTGGCCACCGGGCACGAGCCGCGGCGGTTCGTCGAGGACCTGCTCGAGCGGCTGCGCGACCTGATCGTGCTGGCCGCGGCAGGCGATGCTGCCGGTGCAGCCCTCGGCATGATCCCGTCGGACCAGCTGGACCGGATGCGTGCCCAGGCGGCGCACCTCGGTGCCGCCGAGCTGTCCCGGTCCGCCGACCTGGCCAACGCGGCGCTGACCGAGATGGCCGGTGCCACGTCGCCGCGGCTGCACCTCGAGCTGCTGATGGCGCGGCTGCTGCTGCCGGCGGCGGACGACGGCACGCTCGGGCTCGGTGCCCGGCTCGACCGGCTGGAGCGCGGCGGGTTCGCGGCCGTCCCGGCGGCGGTCGGGGCCGGTGGTGCGCCCACGGCGGCCACCCGTGCATCGGCGCCGGTGGAGCCGGCCACCCCGCCGCTCGCCACCCCGCCGGTGGCCACCCCGTCGACCGCAGCACCGTCGACCGCGGCACCGTCGTTCACCGCACCCTCGACCGCCGCGCCGGTGAGCGCAGTGCGGATGAGCGCGGCACCGCCGGCGGCTGCCGTGCGCGCCGCCGAGGCACCCGCTGCGGCAGCGGACGTCGAGGCTGCTGCGGACGCCGCTGTCGACCTGGACACACCGCCGTGGCCCGTCGACGACGCACCCGCCCGGTCGTCGTCCGGACGGAAGACGGCCACAGCTGGTCCCTCGTCGGCTCCGGCCGCCGCGGCGGCACCCGCACCGGCAGCAACCGCACCGCCGGCCCCAGCGGTGAGCGCACCACCGGCGGCGCCGCGCGGCGCCGGAGGCCCAGACACCGAGATGCTCCGACGCCGCTGGCCGGAGGTGCTCGGCACCCTCCGCGGGTTGCGGCTGCTGACGCACGCCCTGGTCAGCCAGCACGCCCAGGTGCTCGAGCTCGACGCGACGACGTTGCGGCTCGGCTTCGCCCAGCCGGGTCTGATCCAGCAGTTCCAGCGCGGCAGCCATGCCGAGGCGGTGGCGCAGGCGCTGCGGGAGACGCTGGGTGTCGAGGCTCGGGTCGAGGGCGTGCTGGGCGATTCGGCGACACCAGCCGGCAGCGGTGCACCGGCGGACCGGTCGACCGCCGCGGCGACACCGGCGTCAGCAGCCGACCTGACAGCCCGGTCCTCGTCAGGCGGCGCGACGGACCGCGCGGCGACCCGGTCGCCCGGCATCCCGAGCGTGGACGAGGCTGCGGCCTCGTGGGGCCGTCCTGTGCCGTCCGGCTCGGCCGCGGCCCCGGCAGCGGCTCCCGCGCCGAAGACCGGTTCGGCAGGCGGCGGCTCAGCACCGCGCGCCTCCCGCGGTCGCCCCGGCGCACCTGCCACTGCGCCTGCGGCCTCGTCGGACCCGGGATCGGACCGCGCGCCGGCGCCGCAGGGCCGCGCTGCCGGCACCGCTGCCCCGGCGCGCCGTAGCGGTGCCGCCGACGAGCCACCGGACCTCGACCCGCCCGACGTGCCGGTGGACGACCTGCCCCCCGGCGACTGGATCCCCCCGGACGACGAGGTGCCGTTCGAGGACCCCCGTGATGTCCCGAGGGACCCGGTGGCCGGCTCGGGCCCCCGTGCGGCGGCCCCCGGCTGGTCCGACGAGCCCGACGAGCCGTCGCCGGACGACCCGCTGATCGACGGATCCGGCCTGGTCGGCGCACCGCTGGTCGCGCGGCTGCTCGGCGGCACGGTCATCGACGAGCAGATCGACGACCCGAACGCCTGAGCCGCCTGCCTGCCGGCATGGGTCCGCGACGTCGACGCCGCGCCGTCGGTCCGTCGCGTCGACGCCGCCACGGCCCCCCTCCGACGGGCTCGCGAGGTCAACTGGATGGGTGACCAACTAGGCTGACCGCGTGTACGAGGGGGCGATCCAGGACCTGGTCGACGAGCTCGGGCGGCTGCCCGGGGTCGGCCCCAAGAGCGCCCAGCGCATCGCGTTCCACATCCTCTCGGCCGATCCGGCGGACGTCCGTCGTCTGGCCGACGCGCTCACCGAGGTCAAGGCCCGCGTCCGGTTCTGCGAGATCTGCGGCAACGTCGCGCAGGAGGCGCAGTGCCGCATCTGCCGCGACCCGCGCCGCTCCCCGAACGTCATCTGCGTGGTGGAGGAGGCCAAGGACGTCGTCGCGATCGAGCGGACGCGCGAGTTCCGCGGGCGGTACCACGTGCTCGGCGGTGCCATCAACCCGATCGGCGGCGTCGGCCCGGACGACCTGCGGATCGCCTCGCTGCTCAGCCGCCTGGCGGACGGCACCGTCACCGAGGTGATCCTGGCGACCGACCCGAATGTCGAGGGCGAGGCGACCGCCACCTACCTGGCCCGGCTGCTGGTGCCGATGGGTCTCGCGGTCAGCCGGCTCGCCTCCGGCCTGCCGGTGGGCGGGGACCTGGAGTACGCCGACGAGGTCACCCTGGGCCGGGCCTTCGAGGGCCGCCGACGGATCAGCGCGTAGGGAGCGGACGATGACCGACAACGACACCGACGACCTCGCGACCCTCGCCCGGTCGGTGCACGACGAGGCGCGCAGCTACCTGACCACCGTGACGGAGGTCGCGGCCGGCTCGGCCCCCGAGGCGACCCTGCCGCTGCTGCTCCTCGCGTTGTCGGACGTGATCGCGGCCGGTGCCCGGCTCGGGGCGATCAACGACGTTGTCCCGGCGCTGCGGTTCGAGCCGGACGTCGGCCCGGACCCGGACGTCGAGCCGTTGCGGGCCAACCTCGCGAACGTGTTCGAGGGCGTCGACGAGTACGTCGAGGTGGTCGACCCCGTCGTCGGCCCGGAGGTGGCCCAGGCGACGCTGTCCGGCGACCTCGTGGCGATCGCCGGGGCGCTGGCCCAGGGGCTGCGCCACTACGAGGCCGGTCGGCCCGTCGAGGCGCTGTGGTGGTGGCAGTTCTCCTACCTGTCCGACTGGGGGGAGCGCGCGTCGTCGGCCCTGCGCACGGTGCAGACGATCCTGGCGCACCTGCGGCTCGACGTGGACGACGACGTGGCCGCCGAGGCGGAGTACGACGCGCTGCAGCCCTGACCAGGGCGGACGTCGGGTACGCCCGACCGAGCCCCGACCCCGAGCCCCGGGCCTCAGGCCACCCGCACCCCGCGCGGCAGCGTGCGCTGCGGGATGCGGAGCCGGCGCACGGCGGTGACGTAGCCGGCCACGCCGAGCAGGACGGTGAACGCCAGGCCCCACGGCCACACCGGCACCGTGGACGGTCGCGGGCGGTCGGTCGGCAGGGTCGCCTGTCCCATCGGCCCCCAGCACTCGTTCGAGACACCCGTGGCACCCGCACGCGCGGTGCGGACCTCCTCGCGGATGGCCGCGAACGGTGACGTGATCGACCGCAGGTCCTGCTGCGGCACGGCCGAGGCGTCGGAGACGACGACGAACGGGTTGGCCGCCAGCAGCCACCAGGTCCGCTCGGTGTGGACCACGTCTCGCGTCTCGGTGCGCCATTCGCACGCGGGCACCACCGAGCTGTCGCCCAGGACCGTGCCACTGCTGAGGGTGGCGCTGCCGGTGCAGGACGTGTCGCCCAGGGCATTGGACTCGCACTGCTGCGACGACGGCGAGACGCCCCATACGCGCACCTGCTCCTGGGAGGTGTTCGCGGGCAGCGTCAGGCCGAAGAAGACGAGGGTGAACACCGCCAGGGCCGACACGCCGAGGAAGGTCAGGACGGTGGAGCCGGCCGTCCGGGCGGTCAGCGCCGAGAACCCGACGCCCATGCCGCACACCGACGCGAGGATCACGGCGGTCACCACCACGACGCTGACCAGCGTGATCACCCTCGTCCCGCCCATCGCCACCGCGAGCCCGTAGAACGGGAGGCTGGCCACCAGGAAGGCGGTGGCGGCGGCGAACGCCCCGAGCAGCTTGCCGGTGGCGATCTCGGCCGGGGTCAGCAGGGTCACCTGGACGGTGGCGAGCGTGCCGGCGGCACGGTCGCCGTTCACGGCGGTCGACGACAGGGTCGGGGTGACCAGCAGCCCCAGCCCCAGCACCAGGAACGTCACGACGAAGAACAGCAGCGGGCCGCGGTGCAGCGGGGAGGTGTCGTGACCCGTCAGCGTGCCCAGGGCTCCGGTGGTGAGCGCGGTGATGGCGCCGACCACGAGGAACCAGACCACCAGCGCGACGATCCAGCGGGTGGACCGCACCCGCTGCCGCAGCTCCAGGGCCGCCACCGTGCGCACCCCGTGCCAGGACAGCCGCCACGTGCCGTTCATCGCCGCTCCTCGTCCAGGGCCAGGTAGGCCTGCTCCAGCACCCCGCCGGCGGGGGCGATCGAGACGAGCGGCACCCCGGCCGCCACCGCGTCCCGCACCAGCCGGGCGGCGCCCTCGTCCCCGTCGACGTCGATCAGCACGCCGTCGTCGTCGGGCCGCCAGGCGGCGTGCACCGAGGTGAGCCAGCCCTGCAGCGCCTCCGCGTCCAGCGCGCGCACCCGCCAGGGCCGCCGGCTGCCCGCGGTGCCGAGGGTCGCCTCCGTGTCGCCGGTCAGCACCGTCCGGCCGCGGGACAGGAACACCGCGTCGTCGGCCATCTCCTCCAGCTCGGACAGCACGTGGCTGGACACCAGCACCGTGCGGCCCTCGTCGGCCAGCCGCCGCAGCAGCTCGCGCAGGTCGACGCGCGATCGCGGGTCCAGACCGGACGCGGGCTCGTCGAGCAGCAGCACCGCCGGGTCGTGCACCAGGGCCCGAGCCAGTCCCAGCCGCTGCTTCTGGCCGCGTGACAGCACCGCCGCGGGCCGGTCGGCGTACTCCGAGAGGTGGACCAGGGCGAGCAGCTCGTCGACGCGGGCGCCGACGGACGCCGCGGGCAGCCGGTACGCGGCGGCGAACGTCCGCAGCACCTCCCGTGCCGTCAGCGAGTCCCACGTGCCGAACGTGTCCGGCATCCACCCGGTCCGGGCCCGTGCGGCGGGGCCGTCCGTCACCGGGTCGTACCCGTCGATGCTCACCGTGCCCGCATCAGGCGCCAGCAGCCCTGCCAGCACCAGCAGCAGCGTCGTCTTCCCGGACCCGTTGGGCCCCACCAGCGCGGTGACCCGACCGGCGCGGGCGTGCAGGTCGACGCCGTCCAGCGCCCGCACGGCGCCGAAGCTGCGGACCACGCCCGCGGTGCGGATCCCGTCCGGGCCGCCTGGTCCGGGCGAGCCAGGGTGCGGAGGGACGGCCGAGGCAGCGACGTCGCTGGTCATGGCTCGACGGTAGGGGTCGGGCACCGGGCGCCGTGCCCGGTTTCTGAGGGGATCCTGTGCCGGGACTGCGCCGGTTCGTGGCGCGGCCGACCGGCAGGCCGTCCGTCCGCCGCCCGGCCCGGGTCCGGGTTCGGGTCCGGGAGGTAGGGTCCGCCACCGTGACCGTGTCCGGCCTGCACCTGACGCTCGCGACGGTCGGCCTGCTGATGCTCGCCGGGTTCACCGCCGGCTGGGTCGACGCGGTGGTCGGCGGCGGTGGGCTGGTGCAGCTGCCGGCACTGCTGCTGGTCCCCGGCATCACGCCCGTGCAGGCGCTGGCCACCAACAAGGTGGCCGGGATCATGGGCACGTCGGTCAGCGCGCTGACCTACTACCGGCGGGTGCAGCCCGGTCTGTCCACGGCAGGGCCGATGGCGATGACCGCCCTGGCCGGCGCTGCCGGGGGAGCGGCCCTCGCGGGGCTGCTGCCCTCCTCCGTGTTCAAGCCGGTCATCCTCGTGGCGCTGGTGCTGGTGGGCGCCTACACGGTGGCGCGGCCGCGGGTGGGTCGGGCCACCGACCTGCGCTGGACCGGCGCCCGGCACCGGGCCGTGGCGCTCACGCTCGGCCTGGTGCTGGGCGCGTACGACGGCCTGCTCGGCCCCGGTACGGGGTCGTTCCTGGTGATCGCCCTGGTCGGCGTCGTCGGCTACGGGTTCCTCGAGGCGTCGGCGCAGGCGAAGGTCGTCAACGTCGCCACCAACCTCGGTGCCCTGCTGGTCTTCACGCTGGAGGGAGCACCGCTGTGGCGGCTCGGGCTGCTGGTCGGTGGGGCCAACATCGCCGGCGCGTACCTCGGGGCCCGGACGGCGGTGGCGCGGGGCAGCGCCTTCGTCCGCATCGTCTTCGTCGTGGTCGTTGCCGCGCTGATCGCCCGGCTCGCGGTCGACGTGCTGGGCTGACCAGCGCGGACGTCTCGGAGCGCACCGGTCCCGAGCTGGGCCGTCCGTCATGCGGAAACCCGTCGGTCCGCATCGTGGGCCGACCTAGACTCGCAGGCGCCCCTCGTCCGATCGCGGTCTGATCGCGCAACCCATCCGGAGCGCACCCTCGTGGCCCTCATCGTGCAGAAGTACGGCGGCTCGTCCGTCTCTGACGCCAGCAGCATCAAGCGCGTCGCGAAGCGGGTCGCCGAGGCGAAGCGTGCCGGCAACGACGTGGTGGTGGTCGTCTCGGCGATGGGCGACACGACCGACGAGCTGATCGACCTCGCCCACCAGGTGACCCCGCTGCCGCCCGAGCGCGAGATGGACATCCTGCTGACCGCCGGCGAGCGGATCTCCATGTCGCTGCTGGCGATGGCGATCGACCAGCTCGGCGTCGAGGCGAAGAGCTTCACCGGCCAGCAGGCCGGCGTGATCACCGACGAGACGTACGGCAAGGCGCGCATCAT from Cellulomonas sp. NTE-D12 encodes:
- a CDS encoding PKD domain-containing protein, yielding MTPEMVLAEFRRMTLTPSALTVQPDRGWVLVNKPTVVYTDAADQTLTTTILGTPVTITAHPHSYRWDFGDGAVISTTIPGRPWPQADISHPYVHTGTYTITLTTTWSATFTLADDPTPRDVPGTATTVSASTPFTAEELRSHLVATTCNEDPHAPGCD
- a CDS encoding DUF6318 family protein — translated: MPTPTALSPSVTPTSLLPAPAPSPTQPAELSRDDETGAIAAARFFLTDLYRYTVSTQDTGPWTTASLDRCTFCASVKNAVASQVAGKTVTYPGLITVLAERVASASPLAYEIDFDVQQEAGVTWSTAGTVVSTEPARAMTIAYMVVRHPEGWRIWGVDTLTVNGAPK
- a CDS encoding GyrI-like domain-containing protein, yielding MTPAVRGSAGDPELAALYRATATTARVDVPPLQCLMVDGAGDPETTPAYAEAVGTLYAVSYGLRFMAKAIGEQPWKVGPLEGLWWADDPDVFLTDTRAEWRWTMLIVQPTSVTADLVGRALDAAVAKGRAPAAEHLHLDVLDEGTAFQVLHVGPYDAEGPTIAGLHRAIAEQGYALRGAHHEIYLDDPRRSAPERLRTIIRQPVQQLEDVPQG
- a CDS encoding C1 family peptidase; amino-acid sequence: MTATTSNQTQNPNPTQTPALIPTQSTNHTGTVAAAPLDPSFVATLAAGFAADPARLRAQNAVTRTPVGEVAMNHARATSIRTSVSNQLDDWSVANQKKSGRCWLFAALNLLRVGAKQRLGVNEFEFSQNYAMYWDKLERANFFCEDVVATAGEPIDSRLVGFLLQTLLGDGGQWDMAVSVFLKHGVVPKEAMPETQSSSDTDAMNTQLRARLRKGALALRAAVADGGDVAAVKAQILTDVHTILTIHLGTPPTSFDWQWTDDEKQFHRDGVLTPQQFFERYVTLDLTQYVCLVDDPRTEHPKGAALTVANLGNVVGGRQVRYVNAPMATIKELAAASIVSGEPVWFGCDVKPQMHREDGIWAADLFDYSGVYGVDLSTTKEERVVSGESAMTHAMLLTGVDVVDGTPRRWRVENSWGDDKADKGFFTMDDSWFDEYVFEVVVRTDALPEDLRPALTAEPLVLPAWDPMGALA
- a CDS encoding DNA polymerase III subunit gamma and tau, whose product is MTTALYRRYRPETFAEVIGQDHVTAPLRQALRSGQVNHAYLFSGPRGCGKTSSARILARVLNCAQNTAEHPTDTPCGECESCIELATGGPGSLDVVEIDAASHGGVDDARELRERATFAPARDRYKVFILDEAHMVSNQGFNALLKIVEEPPPHVKFIFATTEPDKVIGTIRSRTHHYPFRLVPPDVLVPYLAQLCEQEGVPVGSGVLPLVVRAGAGSVRDSLSVLDQLIAGAGESGLEYESAVALLGYTPASLLDDLVEAIAARDGATAFSVVERVVATGHEPRRFVEDLLERLRDLIVLAAAGDAAGAALGMIPSDQLDRMRAQAAHLGAAELSRSADLANAALTEMAGATSPRLHLELLMARLLLPAADDGTLGLGARLDRLERGGFAAVPAAVGAGGAPTAATRASAPVEPATPPLATPPVATPSTAAPSTAAPSFTAPSTAAPVSAVRMSAAPPAAAVRAAEAPAAAADVEAAADAAVDLDTPPWPVDDAPARSSSGRKTATAGPSSAPAAAAAPAPAATAPPAPAVSAPPAAPRGAGGPDTEMLRRRWPEVLGTLRGLRLLTHALVSQHAQVLELDATTLRLGFAQPGLIQQFQRGSHAEAVAQALRETLGVEARVEGVLGDSATPAGSGAPADRSTAAATPASAADLTARSSSGGATDRAATRSPGIPSVDEAAASWGRPVPSGSAAAPAAAPAPKTGSAGGGSAPRASRGRPGAPATAPAASSDPGSDRAPAPQGRAAGTAAPARRSGAADEPPDLDPPDVPVDDLPPGDWIPPDDEVPFEDPRDVPRDPVAGSGPRAAAPGWSDEPDEPSPDDPLIDGSGLVGAPLVARLLGGTVIDEQIDDPNA
- the recR gene encoding recombination mediator RecR, producing MYEGAIQDLVDELGRLPGVGPKSAQRIAFHILSADPADVRRLADALTEVKARVRFCEICGNVAQEAQCRICRDPRRSPNVICVVEEAKDVVAIERTREFRGRYHVLGGAINPIGGVGPDDLRIASLLSRLADGTVTEVILATDPNVEGEATATYLARLLVPMGLAVSRLASGLPVGGDLEYADEVTLGRAFEGRRRISA
- a CDS encoding DUF5063 domain-containing protein, whose translation is MTDNDTDDLATLARSVHDEARSYLTTVTEVAAGSAPEATLPLLLLALSDVIAAGARLGAINDVVPALRFEPDVGPDPDVEPLRANLANVFEGVDEYVEVVDPVVGPEVAQATLSGDLVAIAGALAQGLRHYEAGRPVEALWWWQFSYLSDWGERASSALRTVQTILAHLRLDVDDDVAAEAEYDALQP
- a CDS encoding ABC transporter permease; translated protein: MNGTWRLSWHGVRTVAALELRQRVRSTRWIVALVVWFLVVGAITALTTGALGTLTGHDTSPLHRGPLLFFVVTFLVLGLGLLVTPTLSSTAVNGDRAAGTLATVQVTLLTPAEIATGKLLGAFAAATAFLVASLPFYGLAVAMGGTRVITLVSVVVVTAVILASVCGMGVGFSALTARTAGSTVLTFLGVSALAVFTLVFFGLTLPANTSQEQVRVWGVSPSSQQCESNALGDTSCTGSATLSSGTVLGDSSVVPACEWRTETRDVVHTERTWWLLAANPFVVVSDASAVPQQDLRSITSPFAAIREEVRTARAGATGVSNECWGPMGQATLPTDRPRPSTVPVWPWGLAFTVLLGVAGYVTAVRRLRIPQRTLPRGVRVA